In one window of Arachis ipaensis cultivar K30076 chromosome B06, Araip1.1, whole genome shotgun sequence DNA:
- the LOC107645451 gene encoding uncharacterized protein LOC107645451 has translation MGWELLFWLLLCFPLNIAFFASSFYQVIGSCSCSHFLLLAITPIYFALQCANEGSQVFPLLCVYGLNGGIRFAFDDHLNQLPVDALPGIRYELKKQNVHTCGQL, from the exons ATGGGTTGGGAATTGCTCTTCTGGCTGCTTCTTTGTTTCCCTCTCAACATTGCCTTTTTTGCCTCTTCTTTTTACCAG GTCATTGGATCATGTTCTTGCTCACACTTCCTCTTGCTTGCTATCACGCCAATCT ATTTTGCCTTACAATGTGCTAATGAGGGAAGTCAAGTTTTCCCTCTTTTATGTGTGTATGGATTGAATGGAGGCATAAGATTTGCATTTGATGATCATTTAAATCAACTTCCAGTTGATGCACTTCCTGGTATAAGGTATGAATTAAAGAAGCAGAATGTTCATACTTGTGGACAGTTGTGA
- the LOC107645452 gene encoding serine/threonine-protein kinase Nek6 isoform X1: METDNNSESKSKKMEDYEVIEQIGRGAFGSAFLVLHKSEKKRYVLKKIRLAKQTEKFKLTAHQEMNLIAKLNNPYIVEYKDAWVEKEDHICIVTGYCEGGDMAEYIKKSRGSFFPEEKVCKWLTQLLIAVDYLHSNRVIHRDLKCSNIFLTKDNNIRLGDFGLAKRLNPEDLASSIVGTPNYMCPELLADIPYGYKSDMWSLGCCMFEIAGHQPAFRAPDMAGLINKINRSSISPLPIIYSSTLKQLIKSMLRKNPEHRPTAAELLRHPLLQPYVLRCQNASSNFLPVYPIVNSKDKTKRSKKSSGGKDQRDKDTTSPNYLERIHPIEGNGHLQPRNLPSEGELTASTSAEDNLENRMVDLTSYIVESSTSISGSKDGSTTSESTICSVCRDPDFKTRPAKETANIEITSKSTQDSVHQDHEFAAELLQNLEGIDINAVTTLVEDAFSDDGANNAEADREDAKLEDSRKSASSSAEAQREDAKLVDSMKSTTSSAGTSSIGKDKSIDEERLLLILHPVKVECDTKSGTSLKEIENPDASKEGSQLNYLSSESNDTPPIKDECSMHKDENANAVDQTLNGISLSTSTISDETTKSELDSPSQQRAEALESLLELCAQLLKQDKLEELAAVLRPFGKEAVSSRETAIWLTKSLISAQKFNPES, encoded by the exons ATGGAGACAGATAACAACAGTGAGTCAAAGTCAAAGAAGATGGAAGACTATGAGGTGATAGAGCAAATTGGAAGAGGAGCATTTGGTTCTGCTTTTCTGGTTCTTCACAAGTCTGAGAAGAAGAG ATATGTGCTGAAAAAGATTCGCTTGGCAAAGCAAACTGAGAAGTTCAAACTTACAGCACACCAAGAG ATGAATCTGATTGCAAAACTAAATAACCCATATATTGTGGAATACAAAGATGCTTGGGTGGAGAAG GAGGACCATATATGCATTGTTACTGGCTACTGTGAAGGAGGTGACAT GGCTGAGTACATAAAGAAATCGCGCGGATCATTTTTCCCTGAGGAG AAGGTTTGCAAATGGCTCACTCAATTGTTGATAGCTGTGGACTACTTGCACTCTAATCGTGTGATCCATAGAGATCTTAAG TGTTCCAACATATTCCTCACAAAAGACAATAACATTCGGCTTG GTGACTTTGGTCTTGCGAAACGGCTTAATCCAGAAGATCTTGCTTCCTCG ATTGTTGGAACTCCAAATTATATGTGCCCTGAGCTTCTAGCTGATATACCTTATGGTTATAAATCTGACATGTGGTCGCTCG GTTGCTGCATGTTTGAGATTGCTGGACACCAACCGGCATTTCGTGCTCCG GACATGGCTGgacttattaataaaattaacagATCCTCCATTTCTCCATTGCCAATTATTTATTCTTCCACACT GAAACAACTTATTAAGAGCATGCTGAGGAAAAACCCAGAACATAGACCAACA GCTGCTGAATTGTTACGCCATCCTCTTTTACAGCCTTATGTTCTCCGCTGTCAAAACGCATCATCCAATTTTCTTCCAGTATACCCCATAGTTAACTCAAAGGATAAAACAAAAAGATCTAAAAAATCTAGTGGTGGCAAGGACCAGAGGGACAAAGACACAACATCACCAAATTATTTGGAAAGGATTCATCCGATTGAGGGAAATGGACACTTACAGCCGAGGAATCTTCCAAGTGAGGGAGAGCTAACAGCTTCAACAAGTGCAGAAGACAACCTCGAGAACCGGATGGTTGATCTTACAAGCTATATAGTGGAATCTTCTACTAGTATTAGTGGCTCAAAAGATGGATCAACAACATCAGAATCAACTATTTGTAGTGTGTGTAGGGACCCTGACTTTAAAACTAGGCCTGCAAAGGAAACTGCAAATATTGAAATCACTTCAAAGAGTACACAAGATTCTGTGCATCAAGATCATGAATTTGCTGCTGAACTTCTTCAAAACTTAGAAGGGATTGACATAAATGCTGTTACAACACTAGTTGAAGATGCTTTTTCTGATGACGGTGCTAACAATGCTGAAGCAGATAGAGAAGATGCCAAACTTGAAGACTCAAGGAAATCAGCTTCTTCCAGTGCTGAAGCACAGAGAGAAGATGCCAAACTTGTGGACTCCATGAAATCAACAACTTCCAGTGCAGGCACCAGCAGCATTGGTAAAGATAAGTCCATTGATGAGGAAAGGTTGTTGCTGATTCTGCATCCTGTTAAGGTTGAATGTGACACCAAATCCGGAACCAGCTTGAAGGAAATCGAAAATCCTGATGCATCGAAGGAAGGCTCACAATTGAACTACTTGTCATCTGAAAGTAATGATACTCCTCCAATCAAGGATGAATGCTCCATGCATAAAGATGAAAATGCCAATGCAGTTGATCAGACACTGAATGGCATTTCGTTAAGCACTTCGACAATCAGCGACGAAACAACGAAGTCTGAGTTGGATAGTCCCTCCCAGCAAAGGGCTGAGGCTCTTGAATCTCTGCTTGAGTTATGTGCTCAGCTACTCAAGCAAGATAAGCTCGAAGAGCTTGCGGCTGTGCTAAGACCGTTCGGAAAAGAAGCTGTCTCATCCAGAGAAACAGCAATATGGCTGACAAAGAGCCTTATATCAGCACAGAAGTTCAATCCTGAAAGCTAG
- the LOC107646278 gene encoding chaperone protein dnaJ 6 — translation MAKKDKARVPDDEQQIDSEPNNNHQTLYEEAKEKFQQLQKVISILGDEEKRSLYDQTGCVDDADLSGDVVRNLSEFFRTMYKKVTEADIEEFEANYRGSDSEKNDLIDLYKKCKGNMDRLFCSMLCSDPKFDSHRFKDILDEAIAAGELKDTKAYQKWAKKVSEIKPPTSPLKRRAESSKKPETDLYAMIAQRQNQRKDRFDSLFSSLASKYGGGDMPEPSEEEFEAAQRKLDSGRSSKKAKQSKRK, via the exons ATGGCGAAGAAGGACAAAGCTAGGGTTCCCGATGACGAACAACAAATCGATTCTGAACCTAACAACAACCATCAGACCCTCTACGAG GAAGCTAAAGAGAAGTTTCAGCAATTGCAAAAAGTAATCTCAATTCTTGGGGATGAAGAGAAACGATCTCTTTATGATCAGACCGGTTGTGTTGATGATGCT GACCTTTCTGGTGATGTTGTTCGGAATCTTAGTGAGTTTTTCAGAACAATGTATAAGAAG GTAACTGAAGCTGATATTGAGGAGTTTGAAGCTAACTATAGGGGATCTGACTCAGAGAAAAATGACTTAATTGATTTGTACAAGAAGTGCAAGGGTAATATGGACAG GCTTTTTTGTTCAATGCTTTGTTCAGATCCTAAATTTGATTCACATCGATTCAAGGATATACTTGACGAGGCAATTGCTGCTG GAGAACTAAAGGACACAAAAGCCTACCAAAAATGGGCGAAGAAAGTATCTGAAATCAAACCACCAACTAGTCCTTTAAAGAGGAGGGCGGA GTCTAGTAAGAAGCCAGAAACAGATCTTTATGCAATGATAGCACAACGTCAAAATCAGAGGAAAGATCGATTTGATTCATTGTTCTCATCACTGGCTTCAAAATACGGTGGAGGTGATATGCCTGAGCCCTCTGAAGAGGAATTTGAAGCTGCACAGAGAAAGCTGGATAGTGGAAGATCCTCAAAAAAGGCAAAGCAATCAAAGCGGAAGTAA
- the LOC107645452 gene encoding serine/threonine-protein kinase Nek6 isoform X2: protein MNLIAKLNNPYIVEYKDAWVEKEDHICIVTGYCEGGDMAEYIKKSRGSFFPEEKVCKWLTQLLIAVDYLHSNRVIHRDLKCSNIFLTKDNNIRLGDFGLAKRLNPEDLASSIVGTPNYMCPELLADIPYGYKSDMWSLGCCMFEIAGHQPAFRAPDMAGLINKINRSSISPLPIIYSSTLKQLIKSMLRKNPEHRPTAAELLRHPLLQPYVLRCQNASSNFLPVYPIVNSKDKTKRSKKSSGGKDQRDKDTTSPNYLERIHPIEGNGHLQPRNLPSEGELTASTSAEDNLENRMVDLTSYIVESSTSISGSKDGSTTSESTICSVCRDPDFKTRPAKETANIEITSKSTQDSVHQDHEFAAELLQNLEGIDINAVTTLVEDAFSDDGANNAEADREDAKLEDSRKSASSSAEAQREDAKLVDSMKSTTSSAGTSSIGKDKSIDEERLLLILHPVKVECDTKSGTSLKEIENPDASKEGSQLNYLSSESNDTPPIKDECSMHKDENANAVDQTLNGISLSTSTISDETTKSELDSPSQQRAEALESLLELCAQLLKQDKLEELAAVLRPFGKEAVSSRETAIWLTKSLISAQKFNPES from the exons ATGAATCTGATTGCAAAACTAAATAACCCATATATTGTGGAATACAAAGATGCTTGGGTGGAGAAG GAGGACCATATATGCATTGTTACTGGCTACTGTGAAGGAGGTGACAT GGCTGAGTACATAAAGAAATCGCGCGGATCATTTTTCCCTGAGGAG AAGGTTTGCAAATGGCTCACTCAATTGTTGATAGCTGTGGACTACTTGCACTCTAATCGTGTGATCCATAGAGATCTTAAG TGTTCCAACATATTCCTCACAAAAGACAATAACATTCGGCTTG GTGACTTTGGTCTTGCGAAACGGCTTAATCCAGAAGATCTTGCTTCCTCG ATTGTTGGAACTCCAAATTATATGTGCCCTGAGCTTCTAGCTGATATACCTTATGGTTATAAATCTGACATGTGGTCGCTCG GTTGCTGCATGTTTGAGATTGCTGGACACCAACCGGCATTTCGTGCTCCG GACATGGCTGgacttattaataaaattaacagATCCTCCATTTCTCCATTGCCAATTATTTATTCTTCCACACT GAAACAACTTATTAAGAGCATGCTGAGGAAAAACCCAGAACATAGACCAACA GCTGCTGAATTGTTACGCCATCCTCTTTTACAGCCTTATGTTCTCCGCTGTCAAAACGCATCATCCAATTTTCTTCCAGTATACCCCATAGTTAACTCAAAGGATAAAACAAAAAGATCTAAAAAATCTAGTGGTGGCAAGGACCAGAGGGACAAAGACACAACATCACCAAATTATTTGGAAAGGATTCATCCGATTGAGGGAAATGGACACTTACAGCCGAGGAATCTTCCAAGTGAGGGAGAGCTAACAGCTTCAACAAGTGCAGAAGACAACCTCGAGAACCGGATGGTTGATCTTACAAGCTATATAGTGGAATCTTCTACTAGTATTAGTGGCTCAAAAGATGGATCAACAACATCAGAATCAACTATTTGTAGTGTGTGTAGGGACCCTGACTTTAAAACTAGGCCTGCAAAGGAAACTGCAAATATTGAAATCACTTCAAAGAGTACACAAGATTCTGTGCATCAAGATCATGAATTTGCTGCTGAACTTCTTCAAAACTTAGAAGGGATTGACATAAATGCTGTTACAACACTAGTTGAAGATGCTTTTTCTGATGACGGTGCTAACAATGCTGAAGCAGATAGAGAAGATGCCAAACTTGAAGACTCAAGGAAATCAGCTTCTTCCAGTGCTGAAGCACAGAGAGAAGATGCCAAACTTGTGGACTCCATGAAATCAACAACTTCCAGTGCAGGCACCAGCAGCATTGGTAAAGATAAGTCCATTGATGAGGAAAGGTTGTTGCTGATTCTGCATCCTGTTAAGGTTGAATGTGACACCAAATCCGGAACCAGCTTGAAGGAAATCGAAAATCCTGATGCATCGAAGGAAGGCTCACAATTGAACTACTTGTCATCTGAAAGTAATGATACTCCTCCAATCAAGGATGAATGCTCCATGCATAAAGATGAAAATGCCAATGCAGTTGATCAGACACTGAATGGCATTTCGTTAAGCACTTCGACAATCAGCGACGAAACAACGAAGTCTGAGTTGGATAGTCCCTCCCAGCAAAGGGCTGAGGCTCTTGAATCTCTGCTTGAGTTATGTGCTCAGCTACTCAAGCAAGATAAGCTCGAAGAGCTTGCGGCTGTGCTAAGACCGTTCGGAAAAGAAGCTGTCTCATCCAGAGAAACAGCAATATGGCTGACAAAGAGCCTTATATCAGCACAGAAGTTCAATCCTGAAAGCTAG